TGTAGTTTTGCCCAACCTGCAGGGGAAAAGGCGATTGGCGATCGAGGGGAATCCAGCTCGCGCCAGCGGCCTGAGCGATCGCCCACACCGCCGCAATGTCCCAGATTTTTGGCGTAGCTTCCACACCGCCCAGGGCTGTCCCCGTCGCCACCGTTAGCACATTGTAGGTGGCCACGCCCAACATGCGAATTTTGCAGGGAAAAGGCGACTTCATCACCGCCGTACTGCGGGCACAGAGGTTGAAAAACTGATTGCTCGACGGCTCTGCCTTGCTGGTGTGGATAGGACGATCGTTGAGGAATGCGCCCTGGGGCATGTTTAACCCCGAGTCCCCCGGCCAAAAGCCATGAAACGCCTGGGCAATCGGCGGCAGATACACATAGCCAAAGACTGGAGTACCACGATAGAGCAAGCCGAGGGAAATCCCCCAGAGGGGTACACCTCGGGTGAAATTGGTGGTGCCGTCAATTGGATCAATAATCCAACACCAGTCATTCTCAGGGAAAAAATGCTCCGCCTCTTCACTCAAAACGCCGTGGCTAGGAAACTCCTGAGCGATCGCTTGCCGCAATGTCTCATCAGCCCAGCGATCGGATTGGGTCACCAAACTACCATCGGCCTTTTCCGTTGCCTGAGCACGGCCAAAGTCTTCCAGCAACGTGCGTCCAACGCGAGTGGTGGTGCGATCGGCAAACTCTAGCACAGTGGGCCAAAAATCCATCAACAAACCTCCCAATAATTACCGCCCTTGCCCAACGCTCAAGCAACTAGGCGTCTTCCAGCATACCGCTGCAAGCCTCAGCAATCTGTCCAACATTGCTCATGATCACAGCCACCGCCCACAAGCCGCGCTAGGCTAAAGCCAAGCTCCGATCCTAACCATCACGATCGCAACCATCATCATCCCGATCACAATACTCTGACCGCAGGCAATCGATCGCGTAACAGGTCAAACTCCTACGCCAACAGCAATCCATAGATTGTCCAACATAGATTATCCAACCAGCGAAACGTCGTAGCTCTACCAACATCACCCACCGAGAGCGATCGCCTCCCCTCGTCTTTCCATAGCCAGCCTGCAGGCAGAAGACGATAGACGATAGGTGGCATATATAGTAAGTAGGGGCTAGAATCATCGCTGCTCCACCACCCTCATTTCCGTCTAGGATGGTGACACCTATCTGCATAGCCGACCGTTGGTGATACAGCCGTACCTTGTGTTTCATTCACTATGACCGACTTGGCACAGAAAACTGAAGCCCAGAAAATCATTGACCTGATTACCTGCTATAGCTTTGACCTAGGGGCCCAATCTGCAGAGCGGGCCGTGGCGGAATGGTTGAGTCGCTATTCACTCGTGTGGGTGCGGTTAGCGATTATTGAAGCTCTCTACCAAGGACGCTATAAAGCCGTTTCTGTTCAACAAATCTTGATGCTCTGGGAGCGCCGTGATGCGCCTATTTATCACTTCACCAGCGAATTTGCCCGGATTGTGGCTAGTCCGGTGCCGCGCAACCTCAATGCAGCAGAGCATCTAGACATCGAAGTTGAAGCAGAAGACAGCGATCGCCCCCCCAGTGACCCCACGTCCGAGGA
This window of the Candidatus Obscuribacterales bacterium genome carries:
- a CDS encoding inositol monophosphatase family protein codes for the protein MDFWPTVLEFADRTTTRVGRTLLEDFGRAQATEKADGSLVTQSDRWADETLRQAIAQEFPSHGVLSEEAEHFFPENDWCWIIDPIDGTTNFTRGVPLWGISLGLLYRGTPVFGYVYLPPIAQAFHGFWPGDSGLNMPQGAFLNDRPIHTSKAEPSSNQFFNLCARSTAVMKSPFPCKIRMLGVATYNVLTVATGTALGGVEATPKIWDIAAVWAIAQAAGASWIPLDRQSPFPLQVGQNY